The Paenibacillus pabuli DNA segment CAGGTATAGAAGTTTATTGGCGGCTACACTTCTTAATTGATGACCGATTCCCGTTTTTCGGTGCAGTTTGCCTTGTAACGAAACAACTGAGGAATTGGAATCTTTCACTGCTCGCTGACCTCCTTGATCGGTTAACATGTGTTCGAAGTCAAGCATATCCCCTACGGTTCATTCCGTACATAATCATTAGCTATCATGCTTCCCGTAATCCTCCCATAATGCCTTGTTGTAAGGCTTTCTCCCGTCTGAATTGTAGCTCATGATTATTAACTTGGTTAATGATTATCCTGTTAATTTTCTTCGAATCTTTCCTCTCACACCCGCTGCAGCAAGGTCTTAGGATATGATTATATACGTTATACAGAACGCTTGATATGGTGGGAGGAGACCAATACTTAAGGAGGAACCCATCGTCATGACAAAAGCCGCACTCAAGAAGGAAAAGCTCGGAAGCGTCATATTTAACGTAGTGAACTATACACTTCTGCTCCTCTTTGCCCTTGCCTGCCTCTTGCCTTTCATTAATGTGGTTGCCAGCTCGTTTGCGTCAACACAGGAGATCGTGCAGAAGAAATTCATTTTGTTTCCCACGTCTTTTTCACTCGATGCGTACCGGTATATCTTGTCCACTCCAACCATCTTCAAAGGGCTTGGTGTTTCCATCTTCATCACCCTCGTTGGTACCGCAGTCAGCATGACACTTACAGCACTTATGGCATACGGATTATCCAGACGTTATCTCCTGGGTAGAAACGTCATCAATTTTATCGTCGTATTTTCCATGTTGTTCAGCGGTGGCATGATTCCCACCTTTTTAATCGTCAAAGCAGCCGGGTTGATCGACTCCTACTGGTCCATGATTATTCCTACAGCGATTAACGCGTTTAACCTGATTATCATGCGAAATTTCTTTCAAGCCCTACCGGACAGTCTGGAGGAATCCGCCAAAATTGACGGTGCCAATGATTTTCGAATATTGTGGCAGATCATGCTTCCACTTGCTCTGCCGTCGATCGCCACACTATCTCTTTTTTACGGTGTCTCCTACTGGAATACCTATATGAACGCCATTCTGTATCTTAACGAATCCAAAATGTGGCCGCTGCAGGTACTTCTTCGTCAAATCGTCATTGTATCGAGTGGAATGGAAGGCAATAGTTCAGCGGTTGATATTGTACCCCCGTCTCAAACCATTAAAATGAGTGTAATCGTCGTTGCAACCGTCCCCATGCTCATCGCTTATCCTTTTGTACAGAAACACTTCACAAAAGGAGCTTTACTTGGCTCAGTGAAAGGTTGATCGAGATGGTGCATTTGGATATAAAACCAATCCCCTTAGGTTCAGAACCTAAGGGGATTGGTTTGTTTACATTACTGCAAATGTAATCGTCACGTTGAAATAGCTCCATAACCTTTACAGCTCAAGCTTCATCTTTCGATAGGCGCCTGGCGTGACATGCTCTTTTTTCCGGAACGAACGAATAAAGTTCTGCGAATTCTGATAACCAAGACGTTCTGCAATGTCCTTGATCGGCATGTCTGTATCAACCAGCCATCTTCTCGCCACCTCAAGCCGGAATCCCATCAAGTAATCACTGAAGGTCATCCCATACTCTTTGCGGAATATGCTGCTAAGATAATTGGGTGTATAATGCAAACGTTCGCTGATTGATTCGAGCGAAAGCTCCTGATCATATTCCGTACGTACTATAGCCGCAATCTGATCAGCAACCGAACGAAACTGGTGGTTTGCCTTCTCCTGCATACTAACAACCATTGGATAGATGACTTCATGAACGAGAATATGTTCAA contains these protein-coding regions:
- a CDS encoding carbohydrate ABC transporter permease; translated protein: MTKAALKKEKLGSVIFNVVNYTLLLLFALACLLPFINVVASSFASTQEIVQKKFILFPTSFSLDAYRYILSTPTIFKGLGVSIFITLVGTAVSMTLTALMAYGLSRRYLLGRNVINFIVVFSMLFSGGMIPTFLIVKAAGLIDSYWSMIIPTAINAFNLIIMRNFFQALPDSLEESAKIDGANDFRILWQIMLPLALPSIATLSLFYGVSYWNTYMNAILYLNESKMWPLQVLLRQIVIVSSGMEGNSSAVDIVPPSQTIKMSVIVVATVPMLIAYPFVQKHFTKGALLGSVKG